The DNA sequence CTAAATTAACAGGGACAGCATTTCCAATCATCTTGTAACCTGCTGAGATATTATCATAATGAAAAATAAAGTCGTCAGGGAAAGTTTGTATTCTTGCACATTCTCTAACACTTAATCTCCTGTATAAATGTTCTTTACCTTTTACAAATTCACGTTTATTTTGCTCAATAAATTTCATTTTGGGAGCTTGTGGATGCAAAGGTGCATGTCTCGCTCCCGCTTGGATTGTAAATGAAACTTCATCCCAAGCCCTAACCCTATTTCTCGACATAAACATACTCGAGAAACCACCTTCCATATATTCGTGATTAGGAACCTTACATTGACCATTATTTGCCCCTTTACCATTTTTGGCGACCATTACATTATCTGTCAAATCACTTATCACATCCTTTAATAGAATCAAGTCTTTAAAACCTTCTGGAAAAGTAAAATCTATTTTTAAATCGCTACGGAAACCAATAAAAAATACCCTTTTCCTATCTTGTGGAACTTTAAAGTTTTTTGCATTTAACATTTTAAAATGTAAGTCATAACCAATTCCTGCGTTCCTAAAATGGGTTTTAATATTATCAAGTGCTTCTCGATGTCTTACCAAAAGCATACCTGATACGTTCTCAGCTAAGAAAAAATAAGGTTGTTTAGCTTCAAGTAACCGAATAAATTCAAAAAACAATTGCCCCCTATTATCTT is a window from the Bacteroidales bacterium genome containing:
- a CDS encoding DNA cytosine methyltransferase; translated protein: SGAGGLDLGFSKAGFEINWANEYDKDIWKTFEKNHPNTFLDRRSITQIPNEDVPECDGIIGGPPCQSWSEAGSLRGIEDNRGQLFFEFIRLLEAKQPYFFLAENVSGMLLVRHREALDNIKTHFRNAGIGYDLHFKMLNAKNFKVPQDRKRVFFIGFRSDLKIDFTFPEGFKDLILLKDVISDLTDNVMVAKNGKGANNGQCKVPNHEYMEGGFSSMFMSRNRVRAWDEVSFTIQAGARHAPLHPQAPKMKFIEQNKREFVKGKEHLYRRLSVRECARIQTFPDDFIFHYDNISAGYKMIGNAVPVNLAYYIAKEIKHSLSNIKAEEKQEVKVEYEKVIY